Proteins co-encoded in one Tachysurus fulvidraco isolate hzauxx_2018 chromosome 17, HZAU_PFXX_2.0, whole genome shotgun sequence genomic window:
- the stard14 gene encoding START domain containing 14 produces MSLGSDIIPGEALFSDFRRQCLETENWVNKYNKNGMEVWVEVPPVSNSLQGKTSYSRVHKVKCKITVNDVSAATMYDVLHDNIYRKTWDPAMLESFEIARLAPNADVGYYSWLCPKPLKNRDVVTVRSWRASEDEYIIVNFSVKHPKYPPRKELVRAVSIMTGYMMKPTGPNSCSFIYLSQADPKGSLPKWAVNKATQVLAPRVMKSVYKAGQNYAAWKAQNSPDHKPWLYPIQSELPMMNPAELSIQRADSLENVDETATRDAVENEDSS; encoded by the exons ATGTCTCTGGGCTCAGATATTATCCCAGGTGAGGCGCTTTTCTCTGACTTCCGGAGACAGTGTCTGGAGACGGAGAACTGGGTGAACAAGTACAATAAGAACGGAATGGAGGTTTGGGTCGAAGTGCCTCCTGTCTCCAACTCCCTCCAAGGGAAAACCAGCTACTCCAGAGTGCATAAGGTCAAG TGTAAAATTACAGTAAATGATGTATCTGCTGCTACAATGTATGATGTTCTTCACGACAACATCTATCGGAAAACGTGGGACCCTGCAATGCTCGAGAGCTTTGAAATTGCACGTCTGGCTCCCAATGCTGATGTGGGCTACTATTCAT GGCTCTGTCCTAAACCACTGAAAAACCGTGACGTGGTTACCGTCCGCTCTTGGCGGGCTTCTGAAGATGAATACATAATTGTCAACTTCTCTGTCAAGCATCCG AAATACCCTCCACGTAAAGAGTTGGTGAGAGCCGTCTCTATTATGACGGGCTACATGATGAAACCAACAGGGCCAAACAGCTGCTCCTTCATTTATCTCTCACAAGCAGATCCTAAAG GTTCTCTTCCTAAGTGGGCAGTAAATAAGGCAACTCAGGTCCTAGCACCCAGA GTTATGAAAAGTGTGTATAAGGCAGGTCAAAACTACGCTGCCTGGAAGGCTCAGAACTCTCCAGATCATAAGCCATGGCTCTACCCTATCCAGAGTGAACTGCCCATGATGAACCCAGCTGAGCTGAGCATCCAGCGTGCAGACTCGCTGGAGAATGTGGATGAGACCGCAACTCGTGATGCTGTGGAGAATGAGGATAGCAGCTGA
- the pdzd11 gene encoding PDZ domain-containing protein 11 isoform X1 produces MDQKIPYDDYQLPVVFLPSYENPPTWIPPQDRINHPDYNNELSQFLPRTIILKKPPGAQLGFNIRGGKASQLGIFISKVVPDSDAHRAGLQEGDQVLSVNEVDFQDIEHSKAVEILKTAREIVMRVRYFPYNYQRQKERTVH; encoded by the exons ATGGATCAGAAAATCCCTTATGATGACTATCAGCTGCCTGTTGTTTTTCTGCCCTCCTATGAAAATCCACCTACATGGATTCCTCCTCAGGAT CGGATAAATCACCCTGATTATAATAATGAACTTAGCCAGTTCCTACCACGCACCATCATCTTAAAGAAGCCTCCAGGAGCACAGCTGGGCTTCAATATTCGAGGTGGTAAAGCTTCTCAGCTTGGTATCTTTATTTCAAAG GTGGTGCCGGATTCGGATGCTCACAGGGCAGGACTTCAGGAAGGAGATCAGGTGCTATCAGTTAATGAAGTGGACTTTCAGGATATAGAACACTCAAAG GCTGTGGAGATTTTGAAGACAGCCAGAGAAATTGTGATGAGAGTGCGCTATTTCCCTTACA ATTAccagagacagaaggagaggaCCGTACACTAG
- the gdpd2 gene encoding glycerophosphoinositol inositolphosphodiesterase GDPD2 encodes MKSRDGIFRTCLRGIYSCSWKRSRESKQNCVCCWFSFLSLVTLLSLGWMYICFVAYNEHDDVNWKAFDTLSVWVNWYMIVIILSAVLASYCLLFLVFSLVHISLKEPLALHWLHKVLLVVGLVIIVLGITGMSHLWKEEWFAIYLSLQATAPFLHLGAVVALTIISWVVFQSYYRAQRCVSKVSIIGVFMAVLVMVFLSPLFICSPCLIDTLPPKPRLVAHRGAPVLAPENTIMSFNKSVQCNLAAFETDVQLSKDKVPFLMHDHGKKFLQRTTNIDVMFPNRTYNSSSDFTWEELQRLNAGEWFIKTNPFWSVSSLSEKDKTLACEQKIPSLDQLLQLAKEHNTSLIFDLVNKNEDDCNITVMTILKSGISQNLIWWLPPQCRQYVKKQAPGFLQFYSNTSSMKIEYGQFLNVKYSALKTKEIGNSNMTVNLWVVNERWLFSLLWCAGASSVTTNRCHLLKDMSQPDWHLAPHVYRIIWITADVVSLLVIFTLFFVQGKARNQIFVLESERTVPLLNF; translated from the exons ATGAAGTCAAGAGACGGCATCTTCAGGACCTGCCTCAGAGGGATTTACAGTTGCTCCTGGAAGCGTTCTagagaaagcaaacaaaat TGTGTATGCTGCTGGTTCAGTTTTCTCTCACTGGTTACCCTTCTGAGCCTAGGTTGGATGTATATCTGTTTTGTTGCATACAATGAGCACGATGACGTCAACTG GAAGGCCTTTGACACCCTCAGTGTTTGGGTGAACTGGTACATGATTGTTATTATCCTGTCTGCCGTATTGGCTTCTTACTGCCTCCTGTTCCTG GTGTTTTCATTAGTCCATATTTCCTTAAAAGAACCTTTGGCCTTACACTGGCTGCATAAG GTTTTGTTGGTGGTCGGACTGGTTATAATTGTGCTTGGCATAACTGGAATGAGCCACCTTTGGAAAGAAGAATGGTTCGCTATCTACTTATCACTGCAG GCCACAGCTCCATTTCTGCATTTGGGTGCTGTTGTGGCTTTGACTATCATTAGCTGGGTTGTGTTCCAGAGTTACTACAGAGCTCAGAGATGTG TTTCTAAGGTCTCCATCATTGGGGTATTCATGGCAGTGTTGGTCATGGTTTTCCTCAGTCCTCTCTTCATTTGTAGTCCATGTCTTATTGATACACTTCCCCCAAAACCCAGACTTGTGGCCCATCGTGGTGCACCTGTG CTGGCTCCAGAAAACACTATCATGTCGTTCAATAAAAGTGTGCAGTGCAACCTGGCAGCCTTTGAGACAGATGTGCAGCTCAG CAAGGACAAAGTTCCTTTCCTAATGCACGACCATGGTAAAAAGTTTTTGCAGAGGACAACTAATATTGATGTTATGTTCCCAAATCGAACATACAACAGTAGCAGTGACTTCACTTGGGAAGAACTACAGAGGTTAAATGCTGGTGAATGGTTTATCAAG ACAAACCCATTTTGGTCAGTGTCTTCCCTTTCGGAGAAAGACAAGACTCTTGCTTGTGAACAGAAAATACCATCCCTTGATCAACTCCTACAGCTTGCAAAAGAGCACAACACTTCTCTTATATTTGACTTggtgaataaaaatgaagatGACTGCAATATCACGGTTATGACCATACTGAAATCTGGCATATCGCAAAATTTG ATATGGTGGCTCCCTCCACAGTGTAGACAATATGTTAAGAAGCAGGCTCCAGGTTTTCTTCAATTCTACAGCAATACGTCTTCAATGAAAATCGAATATGGACAGTTTCTTAATGTGAAATACAGTGCACTGAAAACGAAAGAGATTGG GAACAGTAACATGACTGTCAACCTTTGGGTGGTGAACGAGCGCTGGCTTTTCTCGTTACTGTGGTGCGCAGGGGCCAGCTCAGTGACCACCAACAGATGCCATCTACTCAAGGACATGTCTCAGCCTGACTGGCATCTG GCTCCTCATGTGTACAGGATTATATGGATCACTGCTGATGTGGTGTCATTGCTGGTGATATTCACCCTGTTTTTTGTTCAAGG GAAAGCAAGAAACCAGATTTTTGTCCTGGAATCAGAAAGAACTGTCCCCCTTCTTAACTTCTGA
- the pdzd11 gene encoding PDZ domain-containing protein 11 isoform X2: MDQKIPYDDYQLPVVFLPSYENPPTWIPPQDRINHPDYNNELSQFLPRTIILKKPPGAQLGFNIRGGKASQLGIFISKVVPDSDAHRAGLQEGDQVLSVNEVDFQDIEHSKPFAKIKKVRFISH; the protein is encoded by the exons ATGGATCAGAAAATCCCTTATGATGACTATCAGCTGCCTGTTGTTTTTCTGCCCTCCTATGAAAATCCACCTACATGGATTCCTCCTCAGGAT CGGATAAATCACCCTGATTATAATAATGAACTTAGCCAGTTCCTACCACGCACCATCATCTTAAAGAAGCCTCCAGGAGCACAGCTGGGCTTCAATATTCGAGGTGGTAAAGCTTCTCAGCTTGGTATCTTTATTTCAAAG GTGGTGCCGGATTCGGATGCTCACAGGGCAGGACTTCAGGAAGGAGATCAGGTGCTATCAGTTAATGAAGTGGACTTTCAGGATATAGAACACTCAAAG CCATTTGCTAAAATCAAAAAAGTtcgttttatttctcattaa